The window GCGACGTTCGTATCCGATATTTCGTCGCGCGCCATTGCGGAAGCTACGCCCGTGGTGACGGCGGCTATGTCTCTTGGCATCGTCCTCTACGGGATTCTCGTTATTCGTGGCGCTGTCGAAATGCCGGTCATGGAGTTCATCGGCCGCGCAATTCGGATAGGGATTATCACGTCTATTGCGTTGGCCGGGGGGTTGTATCAAACCGATATAGCGGATGCGATCACAACTACCCCGGACCTCTTGGCGCAAGCGTTGATAACGGACGCCACGACCGGCGACTCTGCCGCGTCTTTGGTAGACGACGCAGCGGGCCAGGGGTTTGATGCCGCAAGCGAAGCCTTCGACAAAGGCGGGTTCTTCTCGTCTGACGGCATCGTTTACGGTCTGTTCGGTATCCTGATTTTGGTTGCAACCGCGATCATGACGGCCATCGGTGGCGCGTTTATCCTTCTGGCGAAGGTAGCGCTTGCTTTGCTGGCCGGGCTTGGTCCGTTCTTCATTCTTGCGCTCTTGTTCCAGCCTACCTCTCGCTTCTTCGAGCTTTGGGCCGGTCAGGTGCTTAACTACGGCCTGGTGATTGTGCTGTTCGCCTCCGTATTCGGTTTCATGATGGACATTTTCGGCAACTACATGGGCGACCTGCGTTTCGATGGAACGCAGAACGTCGCCTATGCCCTGGGTGGTGCAACCATCCTTGCGGCGGCCTCGTGTCTTATCCTCCTGCAACTCCCCTCGATAGCAAGCGGCCTCGCCGGTGGTGTTGGCGTCGGCATGATGCATGAAATGCGTCAGCTTCGGAGAATGGGCGGGATGGGCAAGGACGCAGCGGGCGGCGCTGGCCGGATGCTCTTTAGCCGAGGCGAGAAACAGCAAGACGGCTCGCGCGGTAAAGCCGGGGGCGCTCTGCCTGCGGCCTATCGAGGCGGCAAGGCCGTTGCGGGCTACTTCAAAGGCAGAAAGGCCGCATAGCACCGAAGCGGGCGGCAAATAATTTGCCGCTCATTTCACATCAAAATTGCAATCCTGACCGGAAACAAATACACTTGGGTTATGGCCCGAGTTTGGAGAAGCTTTGTCATGAAAAATATCATAATTGTAAGTTTGACGGCTATCTTTCTGGCAGGGTGCGCGGGCGCACCCATGCCGAAGCAGCCGGACGAAAGGAACCGCGTGCCGGTCAACAAGACGGTGCCGGATGAGATCAAAAACGGCCAAGTGCCGGGAATGAGTGAACGAGGCGTCTCATGAAGAAACGTGAAACAAAGAAAGTTCGCGCGGATGAACTGAACAGCTACATGGATGAAAGTCGCGGCCTCGAACGCGACTATATCGGCGAGCTG is drawn from Pokkaliibacter sp. MBI-7 and contains these coding sequences:
- a CDS encoding type IV secretion system protein, which codes for MAFELFAPLFDKVDTTTATFVSDISSRAIAEATPVVTAAMSLGIVLYGILVIRGAVEMPVMEFIGRAIRIGIITSIALAGGLYQTDIADAITTTPDLLAQALITDATTGDSAASLVDDAAGQGFDAASEAFDKGGFFSSDGIVYGLFGILILVATAIMTAIGGAFILLAKVALALLAGLGPFFILALLFQPTSRFFELWAGQVLNYGLVIVLFASVFGFMMDIFGNYMGDLRFDGTQNVAYALGGATILAAASCLILLQLPSIASGLAGGVGVGMMHEMRQLRRMGGMGKDAAGGAGRMLFSRGEKQQDGSRGKAGGALPAAYRGGKAVAGYFKGRKAA
- a CDS encoding TrwH protein encodes the protein MKNIIIVSLTAIFLAGCAGAPMPKQPDERNRVPVNKTVPDEIKNGQVPGMSERGVS